ACGGCCTCCGCGCGGGACAGCATGCGGGCAAGCTCCGCGTCGGGCGCGGGCTCCGCGTCCTCCATCAGGGCGCGGGAGAGCAGCCGGCCCAGCGCGGGGAACTCGTCGGAGAAGTGGACGAAGACGCCCGCGGGCACGTTCCAGGTGCGCGCCTCGTCGAAGGTGACGTGGCGGACGACGTCGCAGGCGCCCAGCGCCGTCTCGCCCCGGAAGGACACCTCCACCGTCAGCCGCGCGGCGAGCGGGGGCAGTGAGCCCTGGCACTCGGCGAAGAGGCCTTCAGGGGCGACGTCGCTCACGCAGACGGACTGGAGCACCTCGCCCGGCGTGAGGCCCAGGCGCACGCGCAGGTCCGCGGGCGCGTCCGTGCGAGGCGCGGAGGCCTCCAGCGGCGGCACGGCGGGGTTGACCAGCGGGATGGGCGCGGCGTCATGGACGACGTCCACCAGCGGGATGGGCGGAGGCGACGGAATGGACGCGGGCTCCAGCGAGGGCGCCAGGGTCATGAACGGGATGGCCGCGGCGCCCAGCGTGGACGTGGGGTTCACCGCCGCCTGCGTCGTGACGTCCAGGGGCGAGGCCGGATCCACCAGCAGGATGGGCGCGCCAGCCTGGAGCGAGTTCGGCTCGACGATGCCGAGCTTCATCGTCCTGGCCGGAGCGTGGGACGCGGGGCCTCCCGCCGGCGGTTCCGGATCGGCGTCCCCCAGCAGCGCCACGGCGGAGGCCCAGAACGCGGCCACCTCCGCGCGCATGGCCCCGTCACCGGAGCGGGCGTTGGACGGCGCCCCATCCGCCACGCGCAGCGCGGCGTCCTCCACGGACGTGGCGGTCATGCCCCATTCGGGCACGTCCTCCACGATGTCGAAGTCGTCCGCCGCGTCGTGCTTCCCGGCGGCCTCCTTCGCGGCGGAGACCCCCTCCACCTGGGACACCTCCTCGGGAGCATCCGCGGACGCGTTGCGCACCGGCGCCTTCATGCCCAGCGCCTCCGCGAGCGCGACGCGGAAGGCCCACGCGCTGTCGAAGCGCTCCTCCGGCTTCGCGGCCAGCGCGCGCAACAGCACGGTGGACAGCGCGGGCGGCACGCTCGCGTTGATGGCGTGCGGCGGGAACAGCGTCACGTCCGAGGAGCGCCCCAACCCGAACGGCAGCCGGCCCGTCACCAGCAGGTAGCCCGCCACGCCCATCGCATGCAGGTCCGCGCGCGGGCCTCCATTCATCCCCGCGCACTGCTCGGGCGCCATGAACGTGGGCGAGCCCACCGTCACGCCCTGCGCGCGCTCCTCCTGCGACAGGGCCGCCTCGCGCACCGCGCCCGCGCCGAAGTCGCGCACCCGCACGCGCCGCTCGCCCTTCGCGTCGCGCGTGACGAACATCGAATCCAGCGTGAGGTCCCCGTGCACCAGCCCGCGCGAGTGCGCCGCCTCCAGCCCCGCGAGCGCCTGATCCAACACCTCGCCCACCTCGGCCGGAGACAGCGGCAGGGGCATCGCGCTCAGCGACTCACCCTCCGGCGCCTCCTGCAGCACGCAGGGCAACCCTTGCGGACCGAGGCGCACGTCCAGCACGCGCGCCACGTGGCGGTGCACGACGTTGCGCTGCGCCAGCGCCTCCGCGATGAAGCGGGCGCGCACGGCGGGACGGGCCGCCAGATGCGCGTGCAGCACCTTCACGGAGAAGCGGTGCCCGGTGGGCACGTACTCCGCCAGGTACACCGACGCCACCGCCCCCACCTCCAGCCGGCGCTTCAAGAGCAGCGGCCCGTGCCGCTGACCCTCCAGCGAATCCCCCGGCACCAGAGGCCGGCCAGCGACGGAGCACGCCTCCCCCTCCCGGTGTTCGCCCACGCAGCGCTTGCAGCCCATCGCCCACCCCGCCTGTCGCCCCGGAAATGGGGCGGACCCGGGGTGGGCTTGCAACCCGCGCGCCTCATGCCCGGGGACCCGCCTTCGTCCAGGCCACGACACTCCAACACCCGCGAGTGCCAGCAAACCCCGCAAAACGAACCAGGGCCCCCTGTAGAAACGACAGGGAGCCCCAGGAAGAAATGTGTGGGGTGAAACAGGAGGCGGAGTCGCCTCAAGGCCTACAGCAGCCGGGTGCGCTTCCTGGCCTTGAGGGCCTCGACGACCTTGCGGACGTCCTGGCTCTTGTCCTTGGGGACCACGAGCACGGCGTCACCGGAGTCCACCACCACCACGTCGTGCATGCCCACGACGGAGAGCGTGCGCTTGTCGGCCAGCACCACGCAGTTCGTGCAGTCCACCAGCACCGCGTCGCCGGAGACGACGTTGCCCTGCGCGTCCGCGGGGCGCACTTCGGGGATGGCGGCGAAGGAGCCCACGTCGGACCAGCCGAAGTCGCCGTCCAGCACCGCGATGTTCTCCGCCTTCTCCATCACGCCATAGTCGATGGAGATGGAGGGCAGCTTGGGGAACACGCGCTTGAGCACGGCCGGGAAGGTGCGCTTGCCCGCGGCCTTCTGGAGCGCGTCCAGGCCCTTCTGCATCTCCGGCATGTGCTTCTGGAAGGCCTCCAGCATCACGTCCGCGCGGAAGACGAAGATGCCGCCGTTCCACAGGTAGTCGCCGCCGGCCACGTACTCCTGCGCCGTCTTGAGGTCGGGCTTCTCCTTGAACGCCTTCACGCGGCGGCCGCCGCCCTCCAGCGCGTCACCGACCTGGATGTAGCCGTAGCCCGTCTCCGGGCGCGCGGGCTTGATGCCCAGCGTGACGATGTGGCCGCCTTCCGCGATGCGGGCCGCTTCCGCGAGCGTGCGCTGGAAGCCCTTCACGTCCCCCACGTGGTGATCCGACGGCAGCACCGCGAGCACGCCCTTGGGGTCGCGCGCGGCGACCTGGAGCGCGGCGAGCGCGATGGCGGGCGCGGTGTTGCGCGCCACGGGCTCCACCAGCAGGTTGCCCTTGGGCAGCCCCTTCACCAGCTTCATGGCCGTCTTCGCGTGCACGGGGCCGCACACGATGAAGGTGTTCTTCACCGGCGCGAGGCCCTTGAGGCGCTGGGCGGTGTCGGTGAGCAGCGGCTGCTTGGAGGCCAGCGGGAGGAACTGCTTCGGACGGGCCTGGCGGGACAGCGGCCAGAAGCGGGTGCCGGAGCCTCCGGCCATGATGACGGGGTAGAGGGCCATATGCGGGTGCGAGCTCCTAGGGGCACGCCGGGCCACCGCCTGGCGCGCACGGCGGCGCACCATAGCGCTTCGCGCCAGCGGCGGAAGGGGCACGGCCGCCTGCCCTCCGAGGGATGGGGCGCGACAATGTGGGCAGAGTTTTGACCCGCCCCCGAAAAGCCAGTCTCATGCCCCGGCGTTGAGCCTCAAACCCACATCCACCGGATGGACGCTGGCCTTCACCGTGCTGCTGGCGGTGGGGTTGTCCCTGGCTCCATTGCCGGAGAAGTACCGCCCCCTCCCCAGCCTCCGTCAGGAAGGTTCGCTCGGGCCCAAGCTGGCGGCGATCGCGCTGCCCGCGTCCCTGCGCGGCGTGAAGGCTCCACGTCCGCCCTCGGACACGATGGTTCCGGACGCCCCGCCCGCCGCGGTCGCGGAGGCGGACACCGCCGCCAACGACACGGATCCGCGGGCGGGCCCGCAGGTGGGGGAAGCCCCGGCCGTGCCCGGCATCGGCCTGGAGGAGCTCTCCGCCCCCACGCTGGCGGGCGCGCTGGAATTGGAAGCGCTGCGCGAGCGCATGGGCGCGAAGCACGTGGACATCGAGCTCAACTGCCGCAAGACGCGCGCGGACGGGACCTGTGAAGAGGACGGCCTGGCGCCGTTCATGAAGGCGCTGGGAGACCTGCGCGCGGACTCGCGGCGCACGCCGGTGCGGGTGGTGCACCTGGGCGATTCGCTGATCGCCTCCGACTACGTCACGGACGTGGTGCGCGACCGGCTCCAGGAGCGCTTCGGTTCGGGCGGTCCGGGCTTCCTCTACATCCACCGGCTGGCGAGCGCCGGCCGCGCCACGCGCGCGGGCACCGCGAGCACGGACGGATGGAAGATGGAGCGGCTGGTGGACACGCACTGGCCCAAGGACCGCGTGGGCTGGACGGGCGTGGCCTTCTCCACGAGCGGCCCGGCGCAGTCCACGCGCTACTCCGTGGAGGGCGCGCGCGAGGCGGAGCTGTTCTTCCTGGCCCAGCCCGCCAACGGCGCCGTGCAGGTGGCGGTGGACGGCAAGAACACGCAGCGCATCCAGACGCGCGCGTTCGGCTCCAAGGCGGAGGCGGCCTTCGCGCGGCTCAGGATTCCAGAGGGCGCCAGGACGCTGACGCTCACCGCGAGCGGCAAGACGGAGCTGCACGGCGTCTCCGTGGAGTCAGGCACGCCGGGCGTCGTCTACGACACGGTGGGCCTCCTGGGCGGCATGGCGGAGGTGTACCTGCGCGCGCAGCCCCAGGCGTTCCGCGCGCAGCTCAAGCACCGCAAGCCGTCGCTGGTGGTGTTGATGGTGGGCGGCAACGAGGCGTTCTTCCTCTCGCGCGAGCGCACCACGCTGGAGGAGGTCCGCTCGCAGATG
The sequence above is drawn from the Corallococcus sp. NCRR genome and encodes:
- a CDS encoding mannose-1-phosphate guanylyltransferase gives rise to the protein MALYPVIMAGGSGTRFWPLSRQARPKQFLPLASKQPLLTDTAQRLKGLAPVKNTFIVCGPVHAKTAMKLVKGLPKGNLLVEPVARNTAPAIALAALQVAARDPKGVLAVLPSDHHVGDVKGFQRTLAEAARIAEGGHIVTLGIKPARPETGYGYIQVGDALEGGGRRVKAFKEKPDLKTAQEYVAGGDYLWNGGIFVFRADVMLEAFQKHMPEMQKGLDALQKAAGKRTFPAVLKRVFPKLPSISIDYGVMEKAENIAVLDGDFGWSDVGSFAAIPEVRPADAQGNVVSGDAVLVDCTNCVVLADKRTLSVVGMHDVVVVDSGDAVLVVPKDKSQDVRKVVEALKARKRTRLL
- a CDS encoding serine/threonine protein kinase, with the protein product MGCKRCVGEHREGEACSVAGRPLVPGDSLEGQRHGPLLLKRRLEVGAVASVYLAEYVPTGHRFSVKVLHAHLAARPAVRARFIAEALAQRNVVHRHVARVLDVRLGPQGLPCVLQEAPEGESLSAMPLPLSPAEVGEVLDQALAGLEAAHSRGLVHGDLTLDSMFVTRDAKGERRVRVRDFGAGAVREAALSQEERAQGVTVGSPTFMAPEQCAGMNGGPRADLHAMGVAGYLLVTGRLPFGLGRSSDVTLFPPHAINASVPPALSTVLLRALAAKPEERFDSAWAFRVALAEALGMKAPVRNASADAPEEVSQVEGVSAAKEAAGKHDAADDFDIVEDVPEWGMTATSVEDAALRVADGAPSNARSGDGAMRAEVAAFWASAVALLGDADPEPPAGGPASHAPARTMKLGIVEPNSLQAGAPILLVDPASPLDVTTQAAVNPTSTLGAAAIPFMTLAPSLEPASIPSPPPIPLVDVVHDAAPIPLVNPAVPPLEASAPRTDAPADLRVRLGLTPGEVLQSVCVSDVAPEGLFAECQGSLPPLAARLTVEVSFRGETALGACDVVRHVTFDEARTWNVPAGVFVHFSDEFPALGRLLSRALMEDAEPAPDAELARMLSRAEAVARDPYTLLGAKHDADFGDIHRRAQAALRRLVAFQNRPLPTGQRQSLDALRVRVLAAQRMLGDPLSRVGYDATRGNLGGLARCVAAGVPEPTMEALRSAFLAARPEVEKKARALFTQGHALEVQRAVPAALERYAEALKLDPLNTSWLKHYQALRRRVPAGAAAQAPEAMA